One window from the genome of Treponema sp. OMZ 838 encodes:
- a CDS encoding s-methyl-5-thioribose-1-phosphate isomerase: MERKDAGLAFLLQYENVAWYEKGRVRILDRRIYPQKITYVECSSWQEVRQAIADMVTQSAGPYTAAAMGMALAAYQVRNEGAEKQRRFLEEAAQGLAHARPTTANRMGLITTGCLTTAENALNAGQDVVTALFNAAIDSLNRRYGIMEKVGGYLAELFPQGGGVLTQCFGETIVGMMLKAARASNNPVRIICAETRPFLQGARLTASCAADMGFDTTVITDNMVAYMMQQGQVDLFTSAADTITRDGHIANKIGTFQIALLAEQFDIPYYVTGIPDADKKTAADIRIEQRNPEETLSCHGVRHTHPAVKGIYPSFDITPPQLIRGVVTDKGIYRAQELGAYFDTPQERFY; this comes from the coding sequence ATGGAACGAAAAGACGCAGGACTTGCATTTTTATTGCAATACGAAAATGTCGCATGGTATGAAAAAGGACGTGTCAGAATCCTTGACCGGCGCATTTATCCCCAAAAAATAACATACGTTGAATGTTCTTCGTGGCAGGAAGTCCGGCAGGCGATTGCCGATATGGTAACCCAGAGCGCCGGGCCGTATACGGCTGCCGCTATGGGAATGGCGCTTGCCGCATATCAAGTACGGAATGAGGGGGCAGAGAAGCAGCGGCGCTTTCTTGAAGAGGCAGCGCAGGGGTTGGCTCATGCGCGCCCGACGACGGCAAACAGAATGGGACTGATTACTACCGGCTGCCTCACTACGGCTGAAAATGCCTTGAACGCGGGGCAAGATGTAGTAACCGCCCTTTTTAACGCTGCAATAGATTCGCTGAATCGGCGCTACGGTATAATGGAAAAGGTTGGAGGCTATCTTGCAGAGCTTTTTCCGCAAGGAGGCGGCGTTCTTACCCAGTGTTTTGGGGAAACGATTGTCGGGATGATGCTGAAGGCTGCCCGTGCGAGCAATAATCCCGTGAGAATAATCTGTGCCGAAACGAGGCCGTTCCTGCAAGGCGCCCGCTTAACTGCAAGCTGTGCCGCCGATATGGGCTTCGATACCACCGTTATTACCGATAATATGGTTGCCTATATGATGCAGCAAGGGCAAGTCGATCTTTTTACCTCAGCGGCGGATACTATTACGCGGGACGGTCATATCGCAAATAAAATCGGCACGTTTCAGATAGCCCTGCTTGCAGAGCAGTTCGATATACCGTACTATGTAACCGGCATACCGGATGCGGATAAAAAAACTGCCGCTGATATCCGCATCGAGCAGCGCAATCCTGAAGAAACGCTTTCGTGCCATGGAGTGCGGCATACGCATCCTGCGGTAAAAGGTATTTATCCCTCGTTCGATATTACCCCACCTCAGCTTATCCGTGGGGTCGTAACCGATAAGGGAATATACCGCGCCCAAGAGCTCGGTGCGTATTTCGATACGCCGCAGGAGCGGTTCTATTAG
- a CDS encoding DUF2804 family protein, with product MDIQKVPYTRIITPAPRRPIENAVPLYGSYSGMFHTFDIRGVKKPFGDLPIPSFITDTRITDTLRLLFCDDTLIGEIEFFYGGYFAFMETTLWNRQTNRLLAYRQLLPLGFVHLPKYIAYSVATCRVKRRYIRIFSRLSKGMLYADFDFLAANDRPSCEGRLDFDSRSPQCTDYSAVIPSFVNRRCQAVYFRSFAVNGWVTFGHNQDIQLNKANAVGFLDFRKTYTTLRTKRSVVIGLGVIDGTQVSFHLSNSIAPDSYSYNDNILFYGGKRIPLPPVRITYPFGSSKEWIIQDTESMVDLTFTPSAISQRNLNILVWQRDYKTICGTFEGSFLIEDGVVLKLKGFPGIAKKVRMRM from the coding sequence ATGGATATACAAAAAGTTCCTTATACCCGTATTATTACTCCGGCTCCACGCCGTCCCATCGAAAATGCAGTACCGTTGTATGGGTCGTATTCGGGGATGTTTCATACCTTTGACATACGGGGCGTTAAAAAACCGTTCGGAGATTTACCGATTCCTTCGTTCATTACGGATACCCGTATAACCGACACACTGAGGCTCCTCTTTTGCGATGATACTCTTATCGGTGAAATCGAATTTTTTTACGGCGGATATTTTGCTTTTATGGAAACAACACTGTGGAACCGGCAAACGAACCGCTTGCTTGCCTACCGGCAGCTTTTGCCGCTCGGTTTTGTGCATCTACCTAAGTACATTGCGTACAGTGTTGCAACCTGCCGCGTTAAACGGCGGTATATCCGTATTTTTTCCCGCCTTTCCAAAGGGATGCTCTATGCCGATTTTGATTTTCTTGCTGCCAACGACCGTCCGTCATGCGAGGGGCGACTTGATTTTGATTCACGTTCGCCGCAATGCACCGACTATTCCGCCGTTATCCCTTCTTTTGTGAACCGCCGGTGCCAAGCCGTGTATTTCCGCTCATTTGCCGTAAACGGGTGGGTTACGTTCGGGCACAATCAAGATATACAATTGAATAAAGCAAATGCAGTCGGCTTTTTGGATTTTCGAAAAACATATACGACACTGCGTACAAAGCGGAGTGTGGTTATCGGACTAGGCGTTATTGATGGCACCCAAGTTTCTTTCCATTTAAGTAATTCCATCGCTCCCGACAGCTACAGCTATAATGACAATATTTTGTTTTATGGTGGAAAACGTATTCCGTTGCCGCCGGTACGTATTACATATCCGTTCGGTTCTTCCAAGGAATGGATTATCCAAGATACCGAGAGCATGGTTGATTTAACCTTTACCCCCAGTGCAATCTCCCAGCGGAACCTGAATATCCTTGTCTGGCAGCGGGATTATAAGACTATTTGCGGTACTTTTGAAGGTTCTTTTTTAATTGAGGACGGCGTAGTGCTCAAATTAAAAGGCTTCCCAGGCATCGCAAAAAAAGTTAGGATGAGAATGTAA